A genomic window from Candidatus Pelagisphaera phototrophica includes:
- a CDS encoding efflux transporter outer membrane subunit, translated as MRSRKTVGPVAFIICVLASGCAIHRVNEKAAVPAVELNTEFEQHMGGTVPDDSWNRSWWESFDDPVLNELIQEGLDANFDLQVFLARVEQASAAARQAGARLYPTVEMSGSYEWEEDERITAPSTGDLEESASIGGLLRWELDLWGRLSSARKARKLQLEASVQDWLDARLLLSTAISENYFEIKEQQRQLEVLQEQIEINESLLKLTSLRFGQGQSSIVDVLQQQEQLDETKARIPEVEARIGQVEYVLDTLIGKTPGSSQRQFSSKFSNLPPLPDVGVPALLLVRRPDLRASQQRILALDHRVGEAVSEQLPTLRIGGSLNWRGDPKLGDAIRAAFADLALPLFAAGERRAQARLRQAELEEALARYSGDFLTAVQEVEAVLLRERKLEERLVLVERQLLTAQRLLTEARNRFSQGLTDYLPVFTALNIVQNLERQIVSSRRDILSSRVTLHRALGGPIFSPNAPVAESNPNEKKVTR; from the coding sequence ATGAGATCTCGCAAAACAGTAGGACCGGTGGCATTTATCATCTGCGTCCTGGCGAGCGGTTGCGCGATCCACAGGGTTAATGAGAAGGCGGCCGTCCCAGCAGTTGAGCTAAATACTGAGTTTGAACAGCACATGGGAGGAACGGTGCCCGACGATTCGTGGAATCGGTCCTGGTGGGAATCCTTCGATGATCCTGTGTTGAATGAGCTGATTCAAGAGGGCTTGGACGCCAATTTTGATTTGCAGGTGTTTCTGGCTCGAGTTGAGCAGGCCAGCGCGGCCGCCAGACAAGCGGGAGCCCGTTTGTACCCCACCGTAGAAATGAGCGGCAGCTACGAATGGGAGGAAGACGAAAGGATCACCGCTCCATCCACGGGTGATCTTGAGGAGTCCGCGAGCATAGGGGGTCTGTTGCGTTGGGAACTCGATCTTTGGGGTCGCCTTTCATCGGCTCGCAAGGCCCGGAAACTGCAGTTAGAGGCTTCCGTCCAGGACTGGTTGGATGCCCGATTACTCTTATCAACCGCTATATCCGAAAATTATTTCGAAATAAAAGAACAGCAAAGGCAACTGGAGGTACTGCAGGAGCAGATAGAGATAAACGAGTCCCTGCTGAAACTGACATCGCTCCGTTTCGGCCAGGGTCAGTCTTCAATTGTCGACGTGCTACAGCAGCAGGAGCAGCTTGACGAAACAAAAGCTCGCATTCCTGAAGTGGAGGCACGTATCGGCCAAGTAGAATACGTGCTGGATACACTTATTGGCAAGACTCCTGGATCTAGCCAGCGGCAGTTCTCATCAAAATTTTCTAACTTACCCCCTCTGCCGGATGTCGGCGTGCCCGCTCTGCTACTCGTGCGTCGGCCTGACCTGCGTGCCTCTCAGCAGCGAATCCTAGCGTTGGATCATCGAGTAGGGGAGGCCGTTTCCGAACAGCTTCCTACATTGCGAATTGGGGGAAGTCTCAACTGGAGAGGTGATCCTAAACTGGGAGATGCAATCAGAGCGGCATTTGCCGATTTAGCCTTACCTTTGTTCGCTGCCGGAGAAAGAAGGGCTCAAGCGAGATTGCGACAGGCAGAGCTAGAGGAAGCGCTGGCCCGCTACTCGGGCGATTTTTTGACCGCCGTGCAGGAAGTCGAAGCTGTGCTATTGCGGGAGCGAAAGTTGGAGGAACGGCTCGTTCTTGTTGAACGCCAGTTATTGACTGCTCAACGGCTTTTGACGGAGGCACGCAATCGCTTTAGCCAGGGGCTGACCGACTACCTCCCTGTTTTTACCGCCTTAAATATCGTCCAGAACCTCGAGAGGCAGATTGTGAGTTCAAGGCGGGATATCCTGAGCTCTCGTGTCACCTTGCATAGAGCCTTGGGAGGACCCATCTTTTCACCCAACGCCCCCGTAGCCGAATCAAACCCTAATGAAAAAAAAGTCACACGCTAG
- a CDS encoding carbohydrate binding family 9 domain-containing protein — translation MLQNNITGKLIIMFALLLDSLGSERAIAEAMIERTIPDDPDIPAIRLERGHKPEIKAYRVENPPRIDGILDDDAWHNAEVAGPLIQYRPKAGKPMDQQTEFRVAHDDRNIYVAVWCWDSEPDKIVSRYMRRDDSMSPDDYVIISLDTFNDQRNGYWFRFNPNGARQDGIVSNNSNINSRWDGIWEVKTRRTEEGWFAEVAFPLNTFSFDPDSTEWGMNLTRNLKRLDQRGIWSSPRASIRSYYMAEAGTIKGLYGLKQGLGLELNPYIIGKETENRETGESEFDFDWGGDFRYRITPKMSATLSYNTDFAAAETDTRQVNLTRFSLFFQEKRRFFLEDAGVFTFGGLEGRVRRGARTSPVFLPYFSRRIGLTSSGTVVPLIGAGKLSGRIGDIDIGIIDAVIDSSSELDSQNVFLGRATKQVLDQSTVGVIMTHGDPNSDYDNLLVGSDFRYLSNNFLDKYRLEANAFVLGTQSDDPDFDDSLAPSFGGNVIIPADEFEIDGSFLQIDENFNPAMGFAPRRGIRRFASVLTYQPRTDDIEWLRQYFLIYEGEYVTNLSNELESSRHELTPLSFMFESSDSVYARYENSYDALVTDFEISDGVVIQAGDYDWNRGILGFQTATKRTVSMEQEYSFGNFYDGDRTESKTEVNYLPSKHFGTTLGYTRQNVNLPGGDFSVKLASLTALVNITPDFTWSNVFQYDNISDTLGVNSRLIWEYHPGKRIFLVLNQSYLDERTGLVLKQMDTTLKLSSIFRF, via the coding sequence ATGCTCCAGAACAACATAACAGGTAAATTGATAATTATGTTTGCTTTGTTGCTAGATTCATTGGGATCTGAGCGTGCTATTGCGGAAGCGATGATTGAGCGGACGATTCCCGACGATCCCGATATCCCGGCAATTCGTCTGGAAAGGGGACATAAACCAGAAATAAAAGCTTATCGCGTCGAGAATCCTCCTCGTATTGACGGTATTCTAGATGACGATGCGTGGCATAATGCCGAAGTGGCAGGACCATTGATCCAGTACCGGCCCAAAGCGGGAAAGCCGATGGATCAGCAGACCGAGTTTCGAGTGGCTCACGACGACCGAAATATCTATGTTGCAGTTTGGTGTTGGGACTCGGAGCCGGACAAGATCGTCTCACGCTACATGCGTCGTGACGACAGCATGAGTCCTGACGACTATGTTATCATCTCGTTGGATACATTCAACGATCAACGAAATGGCTACTGGTTTCGCTTTAATCCGAATGGCGCACGCCAGGATGGAATAGTCAGCAACAACTCTAACATCAATAGTCGATGGGACGGAATCTGGGAAGTGAAAACGAGAAGAACCGAGGAAGGTTGGTTTGCCGAGGTGGCGTTTCCATTGAATACGTTCAGTTTTGATCCAGATTCCACAGAATGGGGCATGAACCTTACGCGTAATTTGAAGCGATTGGATCAGAGAGGTATATGGTCATCCCCACGGGCGTCCATCCGATCTTACTACATGGCCGAGGCGGGAACGATCAAAGGGCTGTACGGATTGAAACAGGGGTTAGGACTTGAGTTGAATCCATATATTATTGGAAAGGAAACGGAAAACCGGGAAACCGGAGAAAGTGAATTCGATTTCGATTGGGGAGGTGACTTTAGGTATCGAATCACGCCTAAAATGAGTGCTACCCTGAGTTACAACACCGATTTCGCTGCTGCAGAGACCGATACCCGCCAAGTCAACTTGACTCGATTTTCTCTTTTCTTTCAGGAAAAGCGCCGTTTTTTTCTAGAAGACGCGGGCGTATTTACATTTGGAGGACTAGAAGGAAGAGTCCGTCGTGGGGCGAGGACCAGTCCAGTGTTTCTGCCTTACTTCAGTCGGCGTATCGGCCTTACTAGCAGCGGAACCGTGGTTCCCCTCATTGGGGCGGGGAAACTTTCGGGACGTATTGGTGATATCGATATTGGAATTATCGATGCGGTGATAGATTCCAGCTCCGAATTGGACAGTCAGAATGTCTTTCTTGGGCGAGCGACGAAACAGGTATTGGATCAGTCAACGGTTGGGGTAATTATGACTCACGGAGATCCCAATTCAGACTACGACAATCTATTAGTGGGTTCGGACTTCCGTTATCTCAGCAACAACTTTCTCGATAAGTATAGACTCGAGGCAAACGCCTTTGTGCTTGGAACGCAGTCCGATGATCCGGACTTTGATGACAGCTTAGCGCCGAGTTTTGGGGGCAACGTAATCATTCCAGCGGACGAATTCGAGATAGACGGCTCTTTTCTGCAGATCGATGAGAACTTCAACCCGGCCATGGGCTTCGCTCCTCGCCGTGGAATCCGCCGCTTTGCCTCGGTCTTAACCTATCAGCCTAGAACAGACGACATCGAATGGCTGCGGCAGTATTTTCTCATTTATGAAGGGGAGTATGTAACTAACCTTTCTAATGAGCTGGAGTCATCACGGCATGAGCTCACTCCCTTAAGTTTTATGTTTGAGTCGTCGGATAGTGTTTACGCTCGATACGAGAATTCCTACGATGCTTTGGTCACTGATTTTGAAATATCGGATGGAGTCGTGATTCAGGCTGGTGACTACGATTGGAACCGAGGCATTTTAGGATTTCAAACTGCGACGAAGCGTACGGTAAGCATGGAGCAGGAATATAGCTTTGGAAACTTTTACGATGGGGACCGAACCGAGAGTAAAACTGAAGTGAACTACCTCCCGTCCAAACACTTTGGAACGACGCTTGGTTATACTCGGCAAAATGTAAACCTACCTGGAGGCGACTTTAGCGTTAAACTGGCATCACTTACAGCACTCGTGAACATTACACCGGATTTCACCTGGTCTAATGTTTTTCAATACGATAATATTTCCGATACGCTAGGCGTAAACAGTCGACTAATTTGGGAATACCACCCCGGAAAGCGAATTTTTCTCGTCCTCAACCAAAGCTACTTAGACGAGCGAACTGGACTGGTTCTCAAGCAAATGGATACAACCTTGAAGCTGAGTTCGATCTTTCGGTTTTAG